A genomic segment from Methanolobus zinderi encodes:
- a CDS encoding chemotaxis protein CheW, with translation MDELSFDGTNVTEDLLQLVIFQLGGEEFGVEIVKVQEIIRMPEITQIPQSPDFVEGVINLRGNVIVVVNLEKRFNLNLKDADDNSRVIVVEIGNNVVGMIVDSVNEVLRIPKSSVEPAPDLVLSQISRDYIKGVGKINERLLILLDLARVLTIEEMNEVAALA, from the coding sequence ATGGACGAACTGTCATTTGATGGAACAAATGTGACCGAAGATCTGCTTCAGCTGGTGATCTTCCAGCTTGGTGGCGAGGAGTTCGGTGTCGAGATTGTAAAGGTTCAGGAGATCATAAGGATGCCTGAGATAACTCAGATCCCTCAATCTCCTGATTTTGTAGAGGGTGTGATCAACCTTCGCGGAAATGTAATTGTGGTTGTAAACCTCGAAAAGAGATTCAATCTCAACCTGAAGGATGCCGATGATAATTCCAGGGTTATCGTCGTTGAGATCGGGAACAATGTTGTGGGTATGATCGTAGACTCTGTCAATGAGGTATTAAGAATCCCCAAATCCAGTGTGGAACCAGCACCTGATCTCGTGCTTTCACAGATCAGCAGGGATTACATCAAAGGTGTCGGAAAGATCAATGAACGTCTTCTGATACTGCTGGATCTTGCCAGAGTTCTGACAATCGAGGAAATGAATGAAGTGGCTGCCCTTGCCTGA
- a CDS encoding CheR family methyltransferase, with product MAFTYFFRDMQTLEMIRDYVIPELRTRRYIHIWDAGCAMGPEPYSLAMVLRENMGMIFRNVKIHATDIDNSNLFGDIISRAVYPREQVQRIPKNIFERYFSPADEPGHFVLSEEIRKSVYFTRHDLLELQPIRKGLNLILCKNVLLHFQESERIEVIRMFHDALDGGYLAMEQTQKMPEELEDYFEPVVSNAQLYRKVC from the coding sequence ATGGCTTTTACATACTTTTTCAGGGATATGCAGACTCTTGAAATGATTAGGGATTACGTTATCCCTGAACTCAGGACCCGCCGGTATATCCATATCTGGGATGCGGGCTGTGCCATGGGGCCTGAACCTTATTCACTTGCAATGGTGCTGCGTGAGAACATGGGTATGATCTTCAGGAATGTGAAGATACACGCAACTGATATTGATAACAGTAATCTCTTTGGTGATATCATCAGCAGAGCTGTCTATCCCAGGGAACAGGTTCAGAGAATACCAAAGAATATTTTTGAAAGGTACTTCTCGCCAGCCGATGAGCCTGGACATTTCGTTCTTTCTGAAGAGATCAGAAAGAGTGTTTATTTCACAAGACACGATCTTCTGGAACTGCAGCCCATACGTAAGGGTCTGAACCTTATACTCTGTAAGAACGTACTGCTGCATTTCCAGGAGAGTGAACGGATAGAGGTTATCAGGATGTTCCATGATGCCCTGGACGGAGGATACCTTGCCATGGAGCAGACCCAGAAAATGCCCGAAGAGCTTGAAGATTATTTCGAACCGGTGGTTTCCAACGCACAGCTGTACCGGAAAGTTTGTTAA